The following coding sequences are from one Chanos chanos chromosome 12, fChaCha1.1, whole genome shotgun sequence window:
- the galr1a gene encoding galanin receptor type 1: MDIPVEINNKSNIVISGNLIDREEQLKPLFGIGADNLITLLIFGLIFTLGVLGNALVITVLARRKPGQHRSTTNIFILNLSVADLSYLLFCIPFQSTVYMLPTWVLGEFICKFIHYFFTVSMLVSIFTLSAMSVDRYIAIVHSRKSSSIRVAKHAVIGVMVIWILSFAMAAPVAYYQSIVESEDNSTFCWEVWPDHNKKNIYVVCTFVFGYVLPLILISFCYSKVLNHLHKKLKNISKKSETSKKKTAQTVFVVVVVFCLSWLPHHVVHLWVEFGSFPLNQASFVFRVTAHCLAYSNSSVNPIIYAFLSENFRQAYKQVFQCQVATEYPMTDGREMRSKLEIAASTNCTTI, from the exons ATGGACATCccagttgaaataaataacaaaagcaACATTGTCATATCTGGCAACCTGATAGATAGGGAAGAACAGCTGAAACCGCTGTTTGGGATTGGCGCTGATAATTTAATTACGCTTCTAATTTTCGGACTAATTTTTACCCTCGGAgtgctagggaatgcattagtGATCACAGTTCTGGCTCGTCGTAAACCCGGACAGCATCGGAGTACTACTAATATCTTCATTCTCAATCTTAGCGTTGCAGACTTGTCTTATCTTCTGTTCTGCATCCCCTTTCAATCCACGGTTTACATGTTACCAACATGGGTCCTTGGAGAATTTATTTGTAAATTCATCCACTACTTTTTCACGGTGTCCATGTTGGTTAGTATTTTCACTTTATCAGCTATGTCGGTGGATCGGTACATCGCTATAGTTCACAGCAGAAAGTCCTCCTCCATACGTGTGGCAAAGCATGCTGTCATCGGAGTGATGGTGATTTGGATACTCTCCTTTGCCATGGCTGCGCCGGTTGCCTACTATCAAAGCATCGTCGAGAGCGAGGATAACAGCACGTTTTGCTGGGAAGTGTGGCCtgaccacaacaaaaaaaatatttatgttgtttgtacatttgttttcGGATACGTTCTACCTCTGATTTTGATTTCATTCTGTTATTCAAAA GTTTTGAATCATTTGcacaaaaaactcaaaaacatttcaaaaaagtCTGAGACGTCCAAAAAGAAG ACTGCGCAAACAGTCTTTGTTGTGGTGGTAGTCTTCTGCTTGTCATGGCTGCCCCATCATGTGGTCCACCTGTGGGTGGAGTTTGGTTCTTTCCCCCTGAACCAGGCATCATTCGTGTTCCGTGTTACTGCTCATTGTTTGGCTTACAGTAACTCCTCTGTCAACCCCATCATCTACGCCTTCCTCTCAGAGAACTTCCGACAGGCTTACAAGCAGGTGTTCCAGTGCCAGGTGGCCACCGAGTACCCCATGACTGATGGAAGAGAGATGCGGAGTAAACTGGAGATTGCAGCCTCAACTAACTGCACGACAATTTAA